Below is a genomic region from Nymphalis io chromosome 16, ilAglIoxx1.1, whole genome shotgun sequence.
TTAGCTGCATTCGACGTGGGAGTAGTCATGGTGTGAAACGCCATTGTCTGATCTAAATGCGCTGCTAGACCCCAAGTTGCTTACAgttagattttaatatataagtcacGTTCTATGAaaagtaattattgttaaatttaaggttatagttaaaattatttaaataattttaggtttaagttaaaaaacaattattattttacagttttttctttttctgacaattattaattataagagcTAGTAAAGATacttaataagtaatatataattggtTAATACTTTATAGCAAAACATAGCCTGATTTATTGTACCTACATAAGGCCTTTAATTCTAAAGGCATTCTCTATCAACTAAATCTCAGGAAGTGGAATTGCAAAAAACAACGTTTATGCGTCGGTGTGCAAagccaaatattttatattaaaaaatgctaagtttattaagatatagacatttactaataatatttataaatacaaataagacacttgtatgtatttattaaaattcgttatcaacatttgttttaaattaattattattaaaatatgtttgaatatGGGTTTTTCAATTTCCTGTGtcatttgaaattaaagttttaccgtaattgtttgtttttgacaACTCGTTCGTTTGGAAAGCACATACAAACCGTTGATCagggtcctgcgcctgatctctctCCAATCGTGtcagattaccgtcccatcggattatgagtgcgGGTGAATATAGGAGTGCACTTGTTTTTATGCTAGCtcgtgtgcactataatacctcACGGCTAATATTTGAGATTGGCTACTAAGGACAAAATTCAATCAAAAGATCATATTCACTATTTAAAGTACTttacaagtatttaaaaatgtttttagtattGAAATGCatgtattatgttaatttatgcGATCTTACTTTGAGTATGGAAActgcttaaattaaaaagagcttatttattcatttaaaattaagtataagttataattaactaaaatgtaataatataagaaatacaatCTAtacaatgtttaattataacgcCTTTGCATTTTAGATGaagaaaatatcaaacaaaataaaaacaaaatgatttatatgGCTTTCTTTAAGTCTTTAGTAAGGATTGGACACACACGGACTTGTAGTTGAAACGGTTGTTAAGTGAAAGTAAAACAGCGAAAGTCTTGTATCCAACAGTATCGTTAGTAGAATGGCAAACATTCgggaatacaatttaaatattttaaataaagactgGTATATGGCTTATCATGTACGAACTATGAAACTAAAACTTAAtgatgaattgttttatttgaacatatagccttataaattagtaggtataataaaaatataattccgtTTCGTTAAAATTTAACTCCTTGGCGCTGTAAATAGAACGCGcctcattattatttaatagcaatATTATCGATTATCGCAAATATTGTTGATTAATATCAGGAAAGTtattcacaattaaaaaaagttaattcttTGGAGTCGTAACATTTAGGCTTTAGGATTTAGCTcgttgccgtggagtaccggcttagaatagtactcccccaatctcattccgtgggtgtcgtaagaggcgactgagggacggggaaaaggggggatgggcagcagcgtcccccctcccataaacatcttaccccctactgcgctcgccaacacgcctgcccagcgcggcgagtatgggcaaacccctcccttaatggcagatgcgcccaaaaaaaggcccccagttaccggcaagcccgctaggcccgaccaaggtagcggtcgcggtatcggcagggcagggggtgctaagaatcaccggttcacggcaggctaccgtataaaatggacgctcgatgaggctggaccatcacctcgccgaattagaagtagagttaagtcatataaactggcatatactggggttatctgaagtccgaagacagggggaggacacgataactctagagtccggtaacttactctacttccgcgaaggtgataacctctcccagggtggtgtcggttttctagtcaaaaaggatctcattaacagcattgtggaaatcagtagtgtgtcgaaccgggtagcgtaccttgtcctaaaactttccgacaggtactccctgaaggttgtacaggtatatgcgccaacttcgacatactctgatgatgtggtcgaagcgatgtacgaggacatcgcaaaggccctcaacgacacctcgagggcccactacaatgttgttatgggagactttaatgctaaagtgggagtacaagatagcggtgaatcgaaagtcggaccttacggcttgggctgcagaaatcacagggggcaaatgcttgtaaactttctcgaagcgcaggggctttttttgatgaattctttctttcaaaaaaagcctcagaggaggtggacctggcgaagccccgataacgtgacaaggaacgagatagactttatcatttcgaataaaaggcacatatttagagatgtttcagtgatcaacaagtttaataccggaagtgatcaccgcttggttcgaggcactctaaatatcaacttaaaagccgaaagatcgagaatgatgaggtctactctccgacctaccatgctccaagctgctcaaggctccgaaaagttccaaatggaacttcaaaatcaattcaccgcgttggaaaccataagcagcattgatgagagaaccgacacgctggtcaaaatactgcaaaacacatcccgcaagtgttttccgccacagagaagagacaacgcaccaaaactctctgctgagacactcgagctcatgagaaaacgacgagaactaccatcgtttttgtcagataaggccttaaaccgaacaataaaaacgctgacgcgacgcgatctccgacgctccaatacccgtgccatcaaggctgcgattgagcaaaatcggggatcgaaagtgttcgctcgcaagtttgggaggccgcgtctgacaaaacttaaaactgaaaatggtggggtcgttacctctaggcctgagattatcggagaagtagagaggttttatgggcagttgttgtcttcaagatcggataaacccgtgggaatcagtattgatgaccagcgcgcccctcttatgcgccattactccgaggagctcccggtcgttgaccaaggagagattagggcggctctagaacagcttaaaaacaacaaagctccgggagatgacggaatcacaacagagttgcttaaggcaggcgggactccggtcctgaaagagctagcaagcctctttaattccgtcatccaacatggcaagaccccggaaacgtggagcgggagtgaggtggtactgtttttcaagaaaggtgataaaaccctcttgaaaaactacagaccaatctccctcctgagtcacgtgtataagctgttctcaagagtcgtcacgaaccgtctcgccagacgacttgacgagttccagcccccagagcaagccggctttcgatcaggctacagcaccgtggaccacatccatactgttcggcagattgtgcagaagaccgaagagtacaatcagccgctgtgtatggcatttgtggactacgagaaagccttcgactccatcgaaacctgggcagtgctcgactcattgcagagatgtcatatcgattggagatatatcgaggtactgagatgtcagtacaacgccgctacaatgactgtccacatccaggactgtaagacgaaggcgatccaactgcgcagaggggtgagacagggggatgtaatatccccgaaactgttcaccaacgcgttggaagacgttttcaaaacgctggattggactaggtatggagtcaatgtaaacggcgagtacatctcacaccttcgatttgccgacgatatcgtcatcatagcagagtcgctggaacaactcaccgaaatgctgcgtagcctaggcgagtcttcccggtgtgtcggtctcggtatgaacttggacaagaccaaggtcatgttcaataggcatgtcgtgccgggaccgatatacgtcgaggggaaacctctcgaagttgttagtgaatatacctacctaggacagataatacaagtcggtaggaacaacttcgagaaggaagccgatcgaagaattcgcttgggataggcagcatttggcaaccttcgtcaagtcctcaagtcgtctataccgcaatgtttgaagacgaaagtcttcaaccaatgcgtcttacctgccatgacatacggtgccgaaacgtggacactaactgcgggactagtccacaaattcaaagtcgctcagcgtgctatggagcgagctatgctcggagtatctttgaaggataagatcagaaatgagattatccggaaaagaaccggagtcaccgacatagcttgcaaaattagcaggctgaagtggcagtgggctggtcacgtatgtcgtaggaccgatggccgttggagcagacgagtcctagagtggagaccgcgaatcggcaagcgcagcgtaggccgccctccagccaggtggaccgacgaccttaagaaggtggcgggcaccaactggatgcggaaggcggaggacagggagctttggcgcaccttgggagaggcctatgttcagcagtggacaacgattggctgttgattgattgattgatttagcTCGTAGGCTATTGGGAAATCTGTGCGAATAGATAAATAACGCTGGTCGCTATTAGTAATGCATCGCATCGCCTTCCATGCGATACTTCTACATTTATGGTTGCATTGCGAGAGTATTCCATCAACATGGTTTTACCGTATTTAACATAATAGACTTCCGCTTCAATCGCGACTTCAAATCCTGGAAAAGTTTACAATTATATGCTTAATctataaagtcgagatggcctagtggttagaacgcgtgaatcttaaccgatgatcgtgggttcaaacccgggcaagcaccagtgaattttcatgtgcttaatttgtgtttataattcatctcgtgcttgacggtgaaggaaaacatcgtgaggaaacctgcatgtgtctaatttcattgaaattctgtcacatgtgtattctaccaacccgcattggagcagcgtggtagaatacgctccaaaccttctcctcaaaagggagaggaggccttagcccagcagtgggacattaacaggctgtaactgttactgttactgttactgcttAATCTACTTGAGGCGGTCTTTGAAAAGgcatataatcaaaatatcagtaatttttatttaattttctttatcaaATTGCGTtctaggttttattttattagttatggttgctttaaataatattaataagagcCGCAacattataagaagtattaaaatgttttattggcTTATAATGTTGTAGACCCCAAAGTTCTCGGGTCAAATCgtgttaataataagttatcgGTTTTTGGTTTGTACTTGTTAGTGCTTTACTCCCGTGCTTCGAAAATCACAGAAAGCCGCAAGTGTTGCACtatctttccggtcgtgccgTATTGGTATCAGCCGTTggattctaaaaataaataaaaaggaagaAGTGCACTTGTGCTTGTGCTTGTCTTTGAAATTGCTGCCGATGCCGTAGTCGTAATTTTGACAGGACCCATAAGGAcactgtttaatattaattaaatccgTAGAAAGTTTGACGTGTAGATAAAAATCTCCTAGACTGGACTTGGACTGTAGGAACATTTCCTTTTTAAGTTATGATTTtcttgtacaaaatatatattattaagtaggtatttaaatttttcaaaatttcaatttaatatatttattattaaccctTCCTACTGTTTTATTAGACCTAGAAGACAATGTGGTAAATAGTTTAGTTAATTCACATAATACAAACACAGTGATCATACTTCAGTTTCAGGGCCTTTAAGAAGATTCTGAACATCTGGGTTGGGTCTCAGTATTAGCCCTCCCGTGACTCGGTAATGCTGTCAAATACAACATCATACCAATTATACCAATTTCGAATTAAAACttgtttgttgttgttaaaACCTGAAAAGTACTAAATATGACAACACTGCATTGATGTCACATGTCAAGGTGCACtaccaataaaatatgtttgttattaCTGGCAACATTAAGTCGTACTTCAATTTGGTTTCAATACAGTACAGGCGtgaattttagttatattttaatcgtgtttaaaaatttaaaatgtatacagtCTCTAAAGGACCCAGCAAGATTGTCGCGAAAACACGAAGAGGTAAGCTGACAAaggtttatacatataatttaatttgaactatTGTAACCTGAAGTGGTCATAAGacttgaatattttgatttgcaGGTCTCACACAAAATTTAGAAAGATTAGATAGCCGTAAAGACTATAATAGAAAATCTTCAGAATCGGACAATGGAGAAATCATAAGGTAATTTAATTTGAGGTCCATGATGCAACAAGAGACAAACTAATAAATTTCATCACTGTTTTTACATAACCTCCGGCCGGAGGTCGATACCACTTAAATCCTCTTAAATATTACACTAAATGCACTTTAAACTTTATTTGCTAATAAATTAACGTAGTTCTATATGAAGTACCTCTTTTTGACAATTATttgactattatttaataatatcatattcaaCCTCACATATTTCAGCATGCCTAAACCAGTTTTTCATTCCAATGGCAAAAAAACTGTGCACCAAAGAATACAGCACCATGTGATTACCCCACAGCATGAAGAAATCATAAGATATATTAGTGAAAGTAAGTTGCACATTAGTTTTGATAACATTATGCTTAgagcaattaatataatatatttaatgctcttattgaaaaagaaacatttcatacaaatctattttatgctttttttaGTCACTTTTAAGTTCAAATTGTATTCAAACtggttcataatatttatttgttgctattatataaaagcaaCTCAATTTATTAGGTCTAATTAAAGGTtatgacaaaatttaaatatcttaaagtaaataatatacaaagaatAAAACATGAtgcagtataaataatatattaatattgtcaaTATTTCTAGCTTGGACACAAACAGCAAATGGAGACAGTGAACCTACAACACCAACAAGTACTATTGGTAAGTTATCTATAGTAACTAATACCATTcctttttttttggaataaaatCATCTTCATATCATACccaaacaaaattatatcgGTTTCTTACACTTTTGCTGAATAAAGTACAGTCAAATCAATtaagtatattcattttttaatggtGAGTTAGCATTAGTAATTATCTTATAAGACAGTTCTGATTCTTActatgtgtgtatattttactatttatataatattttgcagGATCCGGCAGTTCCTCACCGACACCTCCCTCAAACCTGTATTATCAAGATGATAACCCCAGTCCCGTGTTACATGACTTCAAGCCATTTGATCTTGAGACATGGTGGGGCAAGAGACTGTTCCAAAACATCACAAACTCCCTTTGAGCCTCGAAGATTCGTAGAAATAAAATGGGAACATGAATTTTTTCGATAGCGTAAGTCACAATCAATTGCagtttactaaattttata
It encodes:
- the LOC126774260 gene encoding MAPK regulated corepressor interacting protein 2, encoding MYTVSKGPSKIVAKTRRGLTQNLERLDSRKDYNRKSSESDNGEIISMPKPVFHSNGKKTVHQRIQHHVITPQHEEIIRYISETWTQTANGDSEPTTPTSTIGSGSSSPTPPSNLYYQDDNPSPVLHDFKPFDLETWWGKRLFQNITNSL